In one Conger conger chromosome 5, fConCon1.1, whole genome shotgun sequence genomic region, the following are encoded:
- the LOC133128198 gene encoding myomegalin-like isoform X6 → MKEACRICARELLGNQRRWIFHPASKHDLRALLSYALGQELARDGRGEFACSKCVFMLTRMYRFDTVIARVEALSIAHIWGLLMEKDRLRHCIRGLYRRSNSDEPGVRPGARADCTLPEAKYSALLQKDCAYSMYESWAEHEYQTLEGTNSLGLHPYLLRVSTNNGSRSCRKCNRLRVADSDYEAVCKVPRKVARSVSCRPTGHLASTPASRCGEPPVAAAAMPMGSPPVYPESTVQSLDIGIDDSREDQCCDSSCEEHACLALALRLARECTYRPVPRLPGSRLPILCKPASPGPGGTGTISSPLFETSNFKELDKSFSQKQPASDLEMLDLEQLWQDAHAEYLPFRQNLIEEQQAQLNQYECAAGQCVSELQKAQLQVQSLQAKIHESETNNKKLQEKLCEMESELRSIRQAAQCQERTIQGLSESVTTKDSEAEELYRVIEGQNDTLCKLREMAQRSQLQQMQGLEMWQEAGQTPAFGAEFLALQNSLFSTKLELEGSQRARRQMERQAADHIRARDRLHADLQEALQTLEKTEKHNQEMRCALQQTRCDLQVKEGQVKEKEGEREMEVEEREKTIRQLRISLKDKDHLLEEYSELMDRSRDPSESRDALLDKLRGRIKERDKALERSIDDKFHCLEEKEEEVRQLQLSIREKDRDMDRLRCVLSNNEDTITSLDRMVRGKDLELEQVSEAYRKLQWLKQEAEECQGRSLRERDAIIGQLQNSLQMGTKELEELTASLVSKVSADPSELVEKLRLHLQLKEHLFKEVLSDRSQQAQEHSTEVQELLSTIGARDQYIKESASQLRRVISERTDELQEVRKQLIAQDREVRELKLESEQRDREPRLELELLQSQLREKEALIQKLVQEREEPMVIATYEETPKAGDTTPRRQEVEAVEEELKLVLKKEKEAQLEVSTLHSTLTRQEEEVCSLSAQVEALTASIHAKEDLIKDMQKRLVDPSDLPLVEELTNELQALRESRAQQDTTSNDYQQRLLEQLVLEYSSLNAALRTEMKLYHSLTQIHAQGQGSGNTLQTELNTVQALRGQLEEVLARTQNVVLAVETSPNPQPDFGELNTDEEGEEEEEEEEEEEDGSSEYSDSIEEEDSKLTARTLATTMDSGVICKLEDPCPGLEKKVLSQSAAVDGRGLAEWRVEMQQLMEQKRAVERELGELKVQLEKAGFASLSQMRIALLNLQQENSELKQAAGHVTWRGWEQGVTSGLSSVNGGGVTVAIGNDRGVPGPDAPGAGEEVGPAQGKRGAPKVPLQDGQGKRRCTRPPSQDRGGLPSPSPTHPSHAQDEEPGRRRCEVREQVEVGLRSELALSRQESRDLQERLMVSEATVQAQAEQLKDYRELLTETSVEQASKQVQVDLQDLGYETCGRSENEAEREDTSSPEFDDLEMCTSLSGQQVRGTRWWGAGGAGAGCGGEEEDAETLRRHVRDLRAQLSRSTKVVRNLQARVRSLSATSDYASSLERPRKVNWSFQPSPSHSAADEDEGWQSDGPGHVPEPRPNRTLRELVSRVASLEAQLKSSKLEGKSIVEDPKSATWPGKYNTLIQAQARELSHLRQAMREGRGVCHILSQHLGDTTKAFEELLRANDIDYYMGQSFRQQLAQSSALADRVGTKISGWDRTELHEDKMGHELLALRLSKELQQKDKIIETLHTKLQQHADTPSSGHALSETTDQSDRTSFVSDEQGSTNEDLELCSDIDGPSEYVPEERSVRGGHMRLGADPPPKNGTPSQHIAIPSPTTASHGVQSSASCPSILCTPHNPVKTQVHEGLYSGTVSSSLPAPLTRYCPDLTPFDPHSPLMGPGGLSLGDIHQELQTLQKELGESFGVPHIKALSDLPPDTLSYPEPSAYLPLSQHAFHQPQLGSSDRTSTPKLDVGVLENNALWEAPHASLPVRVGAYGTISSGSSGYRSGASYTGADLIEEHLREIRGLRQQLEESVRTNERLRQQLEDRLASVGRESRASTNIYIQGIESLSQLTNENRALKEEILALQSRLQASRDSCKEVEHLREEVLMGRAQLKESELEVEEWREEVRRLQAHSCQQGQEIQQLKQERQTGQEHNNRLHHEVNLLQQQLAESRRLLHSLQCELQVYDRMCRNGKNPYAGYRGELTYSGVPSSQELGELLVEVRALRAQLERSVQENGALRVQLEQQLGGAIAVTNSNRRPNTIPVSPQRDGLYKRQLFHDPAPSPPVRDTGLFNSVSPYAPLTGLEDPQLTVNDALDPHADLEGEAPDGSFANRNGRHAVGHVDDFTALQQQVLEGKALVHKMKGELLDLDLGGAPDYGGVTDLLADAKTLQQILEEATSLLKMFWRAALPDGERFSQHIQKEKALQEEVHKLKLQVTKQEEVLEGTVERLRNSNRTKEGMERFIISQLSRTRDVLKKARSNLQKNESKISSLSSSSSSTSPYPAKAELACQARRQQLGMVGGCRAKVSNTVLRTSYGLFRQSKC, encoded by the exons TTCGACACTGTCATCGCCCGCGTGGAGGCGTTGTCTATTGCCCATATCTGGGGGCTACTCATGGAGAAGGACCGGCTGAGGCACTGCATCAGGGGGCTGTACCGCCGCAGCAACAGTGATGAGCCAGGGGTGAGGCCTGGGGCAAGGGCAGACTGCACCCTGCCTGAAGCCAAGTATAGTGCCCTACTCCAGAAGGACTGTGCCTACTCCATGTATGAGTCCTGGGCAGAACACGAGTACCAGACACTGGAAGGCACCAACTCCCTCGGTCTCCACCCGTACCTTTTGCGGGTCTCTACCAACAACGGTAGTAGAAGCTGCCGGAAATGCAACCGCCTGCGTGTGGCCGACTCAGACTATGAGGCGGTATGCAAGGTGCCCCGTAAGGTAGCCAGGAGCGTCTCCTGTAGGCCCACCGGACACTTAGCCAGCACCCCAGCAAGCCGCTGCGGAGAGCCACCTGTCGCTGCAGCAGCAATGCCTATGGGCTCCCCACCCGTTTATCCTGAGTCAACTGTGCAGTCCCTGGACATAGGCATCGATGATTCCAGGGAGGACCAGTGCTGTGACTCTTCATGTGAGGAGCATGCCTGCCTGGCGTTGGCCCTACGTCTGGCCAGAGAGTGCACTTACAGGCCTGTCCCCCGTCTGCCAGGCAGCAGGCTTCCCATCCTGTGCAAACCAGCCTCCCCTGGACCGGGGGGAACAGGAACTATCTCCAGCCCACTCTTTGAGACCTCCAACTTCAAGGAGCTGGACAAATCCTTCTCCCAGAAGCAGCCAGCGAGCGACCTGGAGATGCTTGATCTGGAGCAACTCTGGCAGGATGCCCATGCAGAGTATCTGCCATTCCGCCAG AACCTGATTGAAGAGCAGCAGGCCCAGCTGAACCAGTATGAATGTGCGGCGGGCCAGTGCGTCAGTGAGCTGCAGAAGGCCCAGCTGCAAGTGCAGTCCCTGCAGGCTAAGATCCATGAGAGTGAGACCAACAACAAG AAGctgcaggagaagctgtgtgagATGGAGTCAGAGCTGCGTTCCATCCGGCAGGCTGCACAGTGTCAGGAGCGCACCATCCAGGGACTGAGCGAGTCAGTTACCACCAAAGACAGTGAG GCGGAGGAGTTGTACCGCGTCATCGAGGGACAGAATGACACTTTGTGCAAACTGCGCGAGATGGCCCAGCGCAGTCAGCTGCAGCAAATGCAG GGGCTGGAGATGTGGCAGGAAGCAGGGCAGACCCCTGCATTTGGGGCAGAGTTCCTGGCTCTGCAGAACTCTCTCTTCTCCACCAAACTGGAGCTGGAGGGCAGCCAGAGGGCCCGGCGGCAGATGGAGAGGCAAGCGGCCGACCACATCCGTGCCCGTGACCGCCTCCATGCCGACCTGCAGGAGGCGCTGCAAACCCTGGAGAAAACCGAGAAGCACAATCAG gagATGCGATGTGCTCTTCAGCAGACTCGCTGTGATCTGCAGGTAAAGGAGGGGCAGGTgaaagaaaaggagggagagagagagatggaggtggaagagagagagaagaccaTCAGGCAGCTGAGAATCTCCCTGAAGGACAAAGACCACCTGCTGGAG GAATATTCAGAACTCATGGACCGTTCCAGAGACCCCAGCGAGTCcagggatgctcttctggaCAAGCTGAGGGGCCGCATTAAAGAAAGGGATAAAGCACTAGAG CGCTCCATCGACGACAAGTTCCACTgtctggaggagaaggaggaggaggtgcggcAGCTACAGCTCTCCATcagggagaaggacagagacATGGACAGATTGCGCTGTGTCCTGTCCAACAATGAGGACACAATCACT agccTGGACAGGATGGTGCGTGGGAAGGACCTGGAGCTGGAACAGGTCTCCGAGGCCTACAGGAAACTGCAGTGGCTGAAGCAGGAAGCAGAGGAGTGTCAGGGCCGGAGCCTCAGAGAGCGGGACGCCATAATTGGCCAGCTGCAGAACTCTCTCCAGATGGGCACCAAGGAATTGGAG gaacTGACTGCGTCGCTGGTCAGTAAGGTCTCAGCGGACCCCAGCGAGCTGGTGGAGAAGTTGAGGTTGCATCTCCAGCTGAAGGAGCATCTGTTCAAGGAGGTTCTGTCTGACCGGAGCCAGCAGGCCCAGGAGCACAGCACCGAGGTCCAGGAACTGCTCAGCACCATCGGTGCCAGAGACCAGTACATCAAG gagTCTGCGAGCCAGCTCAGGCGCGTAATCAGCGAGCGGACGGACGAGCTTCAGGAGGTGCGCAAGCAGCTGATCGCCCAGGACAGGGAGGTGAGAGAGCTGAAACTTGAGAGTGAACAGCGCGACAGAGAGCCACGCCTCGAGCTGGAACTTCTGCAGAGCCAGCTACGTGAGAAAGAGGCCCTCATacag AAGCTGGTGCAGGAGCGGGAGGAGCCCATGGTCATCGCCACGTATGAAGAGACACCAAAGG CAGGTGACACCACACCCAGGAGGCAGGAGGTGGAGGCGGTTGAAGAGGAGCTGAAGCTGGTGTTGAAGAAGGAAAAGGAGGCTCAG CTGGAGGTCTCCACCCTGCACTCCACCCTGaccagacaggaggaggaggtctgCTCCCTGTCGGCTCAGGTGGAGGCCCTCACTGCAAGCATCCATGCCAAAGAGGATCTCATCAAG GACATGCAAAAGCGTCTGGTGGATCCCTCTGACTTGCCATTGGTAGAGGAGCTGACCAATGAGCTACAGGCtctcagagagagcagagctcaGCAGGACACGACCAGTAATGACTACCAG CAGCGTCTTCTGGAGCAGCTGGTATTGGAGTACAGCAGCCTGAATGCAGCCCTGAGGACTGAGATGAAGTTGTATCACAGCCTGACTCAGATACACGCACAAGGACAGGG GTCTGGGAACACCCTGCAGACAGAGTTGAACACGGTTCAGGCACTGAGAGGGCAGCTTGAGGAGGTCCTAGCAAGGACCCAAAATGTCGTCCTGGCAGTGGAAACGTCACCAAATCCACAGCCTGATTTTGGAG AGCTCAACACAGACGAggaaggggaagaggaggaggaggaggaagaggaagaagaagatggCAGCAGTGAATACTCAGACAGCATTGAGGAGGAAGACAGCAAACTGACAGCTCGAACTCTAGCCACTACAATG GATTCTGGGGTCATCTGCAAACTGGAAGACCCATGCCCAGGTCTGGAGAAGAAGGTGCTATCCCAGAGTGCTGCAGTGGATGGGCGGGGCCTGGCAGAGTGGCGGGTGGAGATGCAGCAGCTGATGGAGCAGAAGAGGGCAGTGGAACGGGAGCTGGGGGAGCTGAAGGTGCAGCTGGAGAAGGCCGGCTTTGCCTCCCTGTCCCAGATGAG GATCGCACTTCTGAACCTGCAGCAGGAGAACAGCGAGCTGAAGCAGGCGGCGGGTCATGTGACGTGGAGAGGGTGGGAGCAAGGTGTGACGAGTGGGTTGAGCAGTGTCAATGGTGGGGGTGTAACCGTGGCGATCGGGAACGACAGGGGCGTCCCAGGACCAGATGCCCCGGGGGCTGGTGAGGAGGTGGGGCCAGCTCAGGGCAAACGTGGAGCCCCAAAGGTTCCTCTGCAGGATGGGCAGGGGAAGAGGAGGTGCACCCGGCCTCCATCTCAGGACCGAGGGGGTCTGCCATCCCCAAGTCCAACACATCCCTCACATGCACAG GACGAGGAGCCGGGTAGGAGGAGGTGCGAGGTGCgggagcaggtggaggtgggTCTGCGGTCGGAGCTGGCGCTGAGCAGGCAGGAGAGCCGAGATCTGCAGGAGAGGCTGATGGTGTCAGAGGCCACGGTTCAGGCCCAGGCAGAGCAGCTGAAGGACTACAGAGAGCTACTGA CCGAGACGTCAGTGGAGCAGGCCAGTAAGCAGGTGCAAGTGGACCTGCAGGATCTGGGATACGAGACTTGCGGCCGGAGTGAGAacgaggcagagagagaagacaCCAGCAGCCCAG AGTTTGACGACCTGGAGATGTGCACCAGCCTATCGGGGCAGCAGGTGCGCGGGACGCGAtggtggggggctgggggggctggCGCAGGGTGCGGCGGTGAAGAAGAGGACGCCGAGACTCTCCGGCGACACGTCCGCGACCTGCGCGCCCAGCTCTCCCGCTCCACCAAGGTGGTCCGTAACCTGCAGGCGCGCGTGCGCTCGCTTTCCGCCACCAGCGACTATGCCTCCAGCCTGGAGCGCCCGCGCAAGGTCAACTGGAGCTTCCAGCCCTCGCCCTCCCACAGCGCCGCGGACGAGGACGAGGGCTGGCAGTCGGACGGGCCGGGCCACGTCCCCGAACCGCGGCCTAACCGCACACTGAGGGAGCTGGTGTCACGCGTGGCTTCCCTGGAGGCCCAGCTGAAGAGCTCCAAGCTGGAGGGAAAGAGCATCGTAGAGGACCCGAAATCCGCCACCTGGCCAGG GAAGTACAACACGCTGATCCAGGCGCAGGCCCGCGAGCTGTCTCACCTGCGGCAGGCCATGAGGGAGGGCCGGGGCGTGTGCCACATCCTGAGCCAGCACCTGGGCGACACCACCAAGGCCTTCGAGGAGCTGCTGCGCGCCAACGACATCGACTACTACATGGGCCAGAGCTTCCGCCAGCAGCTGGCCCAGAGCAGCGCGCTGGCTGACCGCGTTGGCACCAAGATCAGCGGAT GGGATCGCACAGAACTTCACGAGGACAAAATGGGTCATGAGTTGCTTGCTCTGCG GCTGAGTAAGGAGCTCCAGCAGAAGGACAAGATCATCGAGACCCTTCACACCAAGCTTCAGCAGCACGCGGACACGCCTTCCAGTGGTCACGCCCTGTCCGAGaccactgaccaatcagacaGGACCTCCTTCGTGTCAGACGAGCAGGGCTCCACCAATGAGGACCTGGAGCTGTGTTCGGACATTGACGGCCCCAGCGAATATGTGCCTGAGGAGCGGAGCGTGCGAGGAGGGCACATGCGGCTCGGTGCAG ATCCACCTCCCAAAAATGGCACTCCATCACAGCACATAGCTATACCATCACCCACCACTGCATCTCACGGAGTTCAGTCATCCGCTAGCTGTCCCAGCATCCTGTGCACACCACACAACCCAGTGAAGACTCAGGTCCATGAAG GCTTGTATTCTGGGACTGTGTCCAGctctctccccgcccccctGACCCGCTACTGCCCTGACCTCACACCCTTTgacccccactctcccctcaTGGGACCTGGGGGACTCTCCCTGGGCGATATTCACCAGGAGCTGCAGACCCTGCAGAAGGAGCTGGGAGAAA GTTTTGGTGTACCTCATATAAAGGCGCTGTCTGACTTACCCCCAGACACCCTCTCCTACCCTGAGCCATCCGCCTACCTAcctctatcccagcatgcctttCACCAGCCTCAGCTTGGCAGCTCTGACAGGACCTCCACCCCAAAGCTGGACGTGGGTGTCCTGGAGAATAATGCATTATGGGAAGCACCCCACGCCAGTCTGCCAGTGAGGGTTGGTGCTTATGGCACTATCTCTTCCGGGTCGTCTGGCTATCGGTCTGGTGCCAGTTACACAG GTGCTGATCTAATCGAGGAACACCTTAGGGAGATTCGGGGACTGCGGCAGCAGCTGGAGGAATCTGTTCGCACCAACGAGCGACTGAGGCAGCAGCTGGAAGACAGGCTGGCCTCAGTGGGCCGGGAGAGCA GAGCGTCCACAAACATCTACATCCAAGGGATAGAGTCTCTCAGCCAGCTAACCAACGAGAATCGAGCCCTAAAGGAGGAGATCCTGGCTCTGCAGTCCCGGCTGCAGGCTAGCAGAG ATAGCTGCAAGGAGGTGGAGCACCTGCGTGAGGAAGTGCTGATGGGGCGGGCGCAGCTGAAGGAGTCAgagctggaggtggaggagtggagggaggaggtgaggagacTGCAGGCACACAGCTGTCAGCAGGGCCAGGAGATCCAGCAGCTGAAGCAGGAGCGGCAGACTGGCCAGGAGCACAACAACCG gctCCATCACGAGGTGAacctgctgcagcagcagcttGCAGAAAGCCGCAGGCTCCTGCACTCACTGCAGTGTGAGCTGCAGGTGTACGATCGCATGTGCAGGAACGGCAAGAACCCCTACGCAG GGTACAGGGGTGAGCTGACGTACTCCGGGGTGCCCTCATCCCAGGAGTTGGGTGAGCTGCTGGTGGAGGTCCGCGCCCTTCGGGCACAGCTTGAGCGCAGCGTGCAGGAGAACGGCGCCCTGCGCGTGCAGCTGGAACAGCAGCTGGGCGGGGCCATCGCCGTCACGAACAGCAACCGTCGGCCCAACACCATCCCAGTGAGCCCCCAGCGGGACGGCCTGTATAAGAGGCAGCTGTTTCACG ACCCCGCGCCCTCTCCACCCGTCAGAGACACGGGCCTGTTTAACAGTGTGTCCCCCTACGCACCACTCACTGGCCTGGAGGACCCCCAACTCACAGTCAACG ATGCACTAGACCCGCACGCAGACCTGGAAGGAGAGGCGCCCGACGGCTCCTTTGCCAACAGGAACGGGCGACATGCCGTGGGGCACGTGGATGACTTCACCGCCCTCCAGCAGCAGGTCCTGGAGGGGAAGGCACTGGTGCACAAGATGAAGGGGGAGCTGCTGGATCTGGACCTCGGCGGG GCTCCGGACTATGGCGGTGTGACGGACCTCCTGGCTGATGCCAAGACCCTGCAGCAGATCCTGGAGGAGGCTACCTCTCTCCTGAAGATGTTCTGGAGGGCAGCACTGCCCGATGGCGAGAGGTTCTCCCAGCACATCCAAAAG GAGAAGGCTCTGCAGGAGGAGGTTCACAAACTGAAGCTGCAGGTCACGAAGCAGGAAGAGGTGTTGGAAGGCACTGTCGAGAGGCTCAGGAACTCCAACCGCACCAAGGAGGGCATGGAGCGCTTCATCATCAGCCAGC tgtCCAGGACACGTGACGTCCTGAAAAAAGCACGGTCAAATCTGCAG AAGAATGAGTCCAAGATTTCCTCCTTAagttcctcttcttcctctacctccccTTACCCTGCTAAAG CGGAATTAGCATGTCAGGCAAGGAGACAGCAGCTGGGCATGGTGGGCGGCTGCCGGGCCAAAGTCTCAAATACTGTGCTAAGGACAAGTTATGGGCTCTTCAGGCAGAGCAAATG